The proteins below are encoded in one region of Cololabis saira isolate AMF1-May2022 chromosome 21, fColSai1.1, whole genome shotgun sequence:
- the LOC133422060 gene encoding cytochrome c oxidase assembly factor 3 homolog, mitochondrial encodes MAEEGASAPSAAQKQLLRRRQELDSFSRNAARLRSRNLLTGLTIGAFVLGLFSYTILSVKQERVVEELDEEARIHIMRGPRTGANS; translated from the exons ATGGCGGAGGAAGGAGCCTCAGCGCCGTCGGCGGCCCAGAAACAGCTGCTCCGGCGGCGACAGGAGCTGGACTCCTTCAGCAGGAATGCCGCGCGGCTGCGCAGCAGAAACCTGCTCACCGGCCTGACCATCGGAGCGTTTGTGCTCGGGCTTT TCAGCTACACCATCCTGTCCGTCAAACAGGAGCGGGTGGTGGAGGAGCTGGATGAGGAGGCCCGGATCCACATCATGAGAGGCCCGCGGACCGGAGCCAACTCCTGA